One region of Carassius carassius chromosome 41, fCarCar2.1, whole genome shotgun sequence genomic DNA includes:
- the LOC132123589 gene encoding G-protein coupled receptor 4-like produces MCNISTSCNVVSNIDQFFQPVLYIIVIVLGFPTNCLALWAAYKQVRQKNELGVYLMNLSVADLLYIATLPLWIDYFVHHDNWIHGQVSCKMFGFIFYTNIYVSIAFLCCISVDRYLAVAHPLKFAKVRRVKTALLVSTVVWVTEIVANSAPLFYDELFRDHFNHTFCFEKYPMQNWVAGINLYRTFLGFFVPWGVMLAAYRGILRAVRSNISTERQEKAKIKRLALSLILIVLLCFAPYHVLLLWRSIIFLTNPCDCGAEENLFGAYHVTLALTSLNCVADPILYCFVNEGARNDVGRALSTLFGLFQWCQSPEALMGASITVETPLAIKKPDFYSEVKTNAYKTDIEVLKDECLQLTILSVKK; encoded by the coding sequence ATGTGTAACATTTCAACCTCATGCAATGTTGTCTCAAACATAGACCAGTTCTTCCAGCCGGTGCTGTATATTATCGTCATCGTCCTTGGCTTCCCGACTAACTGCCTGGCCCTGTGGGCCGCGTACAAGCAGGTCAGACAGAAGAATGAGTTGGGGGTCTACCTGATGAACCTCTCGGTGGCTGACCTCTTGTACATAGCCACTTTGCCACTTTGGATTGACTATTTTGTCCACCATGACAACTGGATCCACGGTCAAGTGTCCTGTAAGATGTTCGGTTTCATCTTCTACACCAACATTTACGTCAGCATCGCCTTCCTCTGCTGCATATCTGTGGATCGTTACTTGGCGGTGGCTCATCCCCTGAAATTTGCTAAAGTCCGCAGGGTCAAAACAGCCTTGCTGGTCAGCACCGTTGTGTGGGTAACTGAAATAGTGGCCAACTCTGCACCTCTCTTCTATGATGAGCTTTTCAGGGACCACTTTAACCACACCTTTTGCTTCGAGAAGTATCCCATGCAGAATTGGGTGGCGGGGATAAACCTTTACCGCACTTTCCTCGGCTTCTTTGTGCCTTGGGGTGTAATGTTGGCTGCTTACAGAGGCATCCTGAGAGCCGTGCGCAGTAACATCTCGACCGAGCGCCAAGAGAAAGCCAAAATCAAGAGGCTGGCCCTCAGTTTGATCCTCATCGTCCTCCTCTGCTTCGCTCCATACCACGTCCTCTTGCTGTGGCGCAGCATCATTTTCCTCACCAACCCTTGCGATTGCGGTGCTGAAGAGAACTTGTTTGGTGCTTATCATGTGACTCTAGCACTCACCAGCCTCAACTGCGTGGCAGACCCCATCCTCTATTGCTTTGTTAATGAAGGGGCCCGTAATGATGTGGGCCGGGCCCTGTCCACTCTCTTCGGTCTCTTCCAGTGGTGCCAAAGCCCAGAGGCGCTCATGGGGGCATCTATCACTGTGGAGACGCCGTTGGCTATAAAGAAGCCCGATTTCTACAGTGAGGTCAAAACGAATGCCTATAAAACTGACATTGAAGTGCTCAAAGATGAATGCCTTCAATTGACCATTCTCAGTGTTAAAAAGTGA